A region of Micromonospora sp. WMMD882 DNA encodes the following proteins:
- a CDS encoding inositol monophosphatase family protein, with amino-acid sequence MSIEDGALAIAAAEAGAAVVRSRYGTVIPRFQKAPLDFATAADLESEQVIVDLLRAARPADAVIGEETGLTGADTVDQTWLVDPLCGTLNFAARTPLVAVNVALRTGADVTVAAQADPFAREVFWTDGGPAHVRRDGVDELLRPSADSLLVDVNLDAPLPNSSAFQPARLLTDPEFTARFRARVVSTSLAVAWVADGRRAAYVTDGHIQDSVHFASGIAVCRAAGCVVTGLRGQPLHTGGGGLLVAADQDTHRALLAVVERQFGSPARP; translated from the coding sequence ATGTCGATTGAAGACGGAGCGTTGGCGATCGCCGCGGCCGAAGCGGGCGCCGCCGTCGTGCGATCCCGGTACGGGACGGTGATCCCCCGCTTCCAGAAGGCCCCGCTCGACTTCGCCACGGCCGCCGACCTCGAATCGGAGCAGGTGATCGTCGACCTGTTGCGGGCAGCTCGACCGGCCGACGCCGTCATCGGTGAGGAAACCGGGCTCACCGGCGCCGACACGGTGGACCAGACCTGGTTGGTCGACCCGCTGTGCGGAACCCTGAACTTCGCCGCCCGTACGCCCCTGGTGGCGGTGAACGTGGCGCTGCGAACCGGCGCCGACGTCACGGTGGCCGCCCAGGCCGACCCCTTCGCCCGGGAGGTGTTCTGGACCGACGGCGGTCCGGCCCACGTTCGCCGCGACGGCGTGGACGAGCTGCTGCGACCGTCCGCCGACTCGTTGCTGGTGGACGTCAACCTGGACGCCCCGCTGCCGAACAGCTCCGCTTTCCAGCCGGCCCGCCTGCTCACTGACCCGGAGTTCACCGCACGGTTCCGGGCCCGGGTGGTCTCCACCAGCCTGGCGGTGGCCTGGGTCGCCGACGGACGGCGGGCCGCCTACGTGACCGACGGTCACATCCAGGACAGCGTGCACTTCGCCAGCGGGATCGCCGTCTGTCGGGCAGCCGGTTGCGTGGTGACCGGCCTGCGGGGGCAGCCGTTGCACACCGGAGGGGGCGGTCTGCTGGTGGCCGCCGACCAGGACACCCACCGGGCGCTGCTGGCCGTCGTGGAGCGCCAGTTCGGCTCACCCGCCCGGCCCTGA
- a CDS encoding ComEA family DNA-binding protein: MSDDQETEVRDRLRRLLPVRDGVSQLRPAPALPGDDDPDGTGPGLPSTPSRRRLPGPGPFDPGRRGVRALAMVAVLVVLGAGFWAWRSRPHVEPVPTPSVSAGSPLVEASGMPSGEAAELVVAVAGKVRRPGLVRLPAGARVADAIEAAGGAQPGVDVALINPARKVVDGELIAVGITPPPAAAGGGPGAGGGPGAAPGGKVNLNTATVAQLDTLPGVGPVLAERIIAHRDRQGGFRSVGDLRQVEGIGDARYEQLKDLVTV; encoded by the coding sequence GTGTCCGACGACCAGGAGACCGAGGTACGCGATCGGCTGCGCCGGCTGCTTCCCGTACGCGACGGGGTGTCGCAGCTCCGCCCGGCGCCCGCGTTACCCGGCGACGACGACCCTGACGGGACCGGGCCGGGTCTGCCGTCGACGCCGAGTCGGCGTCGGCTGCCCGGCCCGGGGCCGTTCGATCCCGGGCGGCGCGGCGTGCGGGCGCTGGCCATGGTCGCGGTGCTGGTGGTGCTCGGGGCCGGGTTCTGGGCCTGGCGGTCCCGGCCCCACGTGGAGCCGGTCCCCACCCCGTCCGTGTCGGCCGGGTCGCCGCTTGTCGAAGCGTCCGGCATGCCCTCCGGCGAGGCGGCCGAGCTCGTGGTGGCGGTCGCCGGAAAGGTACGCCGACCGGGGCTGGTCCGGCTCCCGGCGGGGGCCCGGGTCGCCGACGCGATCGAGGCGGCCGGCGGCGCGCAGCCCGGCGTGGACGTCGCCCTGATCAACCCGGCCCGCAAGGTCGTCGACGGTGAGCTGATCGCGGTCGGCATCACCCCGCCGCCGGCCGCCGCTGGCGGTGGGCCCGGCGCTGGCGGTGGGCCCGGCGCGGCGCCCGGCGGAAAGGTCAACCTGAACACCGCCACCGTGGCGCAACTCGACACCCTGCCCGGGGTCGGCCCCGTGCTCGCCGAGCGGATCATCGCCCACCGCGACCGGCAGGGCGGCTTCCGCTCGGTCGGCGACCTGCGACAGGTCGAGGGCATCGGCGACGCCCGTTACGAGCAGCTCAAGGACCTGGTGACGGTGTGA
- a CDS encoding ComEC/Rec2 family competence protein: MRLVGLAVATWLTALAGLSLSAPASLLLAVAAAVLAAALAVHLLGRLGRPGAPARRYGWIAVAVLLGVVCGGAATAARLTARDAAVVRALTGERASVTAELVVRDDPRPVRGVVGRPAMLLAPADLVGVTGPDGRRVDAPVRMLVLATDPAWRGLLPGQRLTAQGRLAEPRGGDLTGAVLSASGPPTLLGGPGWAQRAAGRLRAGLQRACAPLPDDQGGLLPGLVVGDTSRLPPEVEEDFRATGMTHLNAVSGSNVAIVVGAVLLLARWARAGPRLAVALCGVALVGFVILVRPSPSVVRAATMGAIGLAALAAGRPRAALPALAAAVTVLVLADPDLAGDPGFALSVLATGGLLLIAPRWRDALRRRGVPTGLAEALAVPAAAQLACGPVVAGLSGTVSLVAVPANLLVVPAVAPATVLGVLAAVLSPLWPAAAEFVAWLASWPAWWLVTVARYGARLPAGNVPWPGGAFGGLLLAAATVALLVAVRRPVVRRLVAVVALAAVLGALPVRLVASGWPPRGWVVAVCAVGQGDLVVLPVAAGQAVVVDAGPDPAAADGCLRRLGVRQVPLLVVSHFHVDHTGGVDGVARGRRVTAVVTPRWPEPAAGRDLVHTSAVVAGARVGPAVDGWTFRAGGVELALVGPPYPMRGTRSDPNNNSLVLLARVAGVRMLLAGDAETEEQRAVLDRVPASTLDVDVLKVAHHGSAYQDPAFLDATRPAVALVPVGAGNGYGHPNPAVLARLARGGARVLRTDTQGDLAVVAEGGRLAVVARGGRSGPGG; the protein is encoded by the coding sequence CTGCGGTTGGTCGGGCTCGCGGTGGCCACCTGGCTGACCGCGCTCGCCGGGCTGAGCCTGTCCGCCCCGGCGAGCCTGCTACTGGCCGTGGCGGCGGCGGTGCTGGCCGCCGCGCTCGCCGTCCATCTGCTGGGCCGGCTCGGTCGACCCGGGGCGCCCGCCCGGCGGTACGGCTGGATCGCCGTCGCCGTGCTGCTCGGCGTGGTCTGCGGCGGCGCGGCGACCGCCGCCCGGCTGACCGCCCGGGACGCGGCGGTCGTCCGGGCGCTGACCGGGGAACGGGCGTCGGTCACCGCCGAACTCGTGGTGCGGGACGACCCGCGGCCGGTCCGGGGCGTGGTCGGCCGTCCCGCGATGCTGCTGGCCCCGGCCGACCTGGTCGGCGTGACCGGGCCGGACGGTCGGCGGGTCGACGCCCCGGTCCGGATGTTGGTGCTCGCCACCGACCCGGCCTGGCGGGGGCTGCTGCCCGGCCAGCGGCTCACCGCGCAGGGGCGGCTCGCCGAGCCCCGGGGCGGCGACCTGACCGGCGCGGTGCTCAGCGCCAGCGGTCCGCCGACGCTGCTCGGTGGACCCGGCTGGGCGCAACGCGCCGCCGGCCGGCTCCGGGCCGGGCTGCAACGAGCCTGCGCCCCGCTGCCGGACGACCAGGGTGGGCTGCTGCCCGGCCTGGTCGTGGGCGACACCAGCCGGTTGCCGCCGGAGGTCGAGGAGGACTTCCGGGCCACCGGCATGACCCATCTGAACGCCGTCTCCGGTTCCAACGTGGCGATCGTGGTGGGCGCGGTGCTGCTGCTGGCCCGCTGGGCACGGGCCGGTCCCCGGCTGGCGGTGGCGCTGTGCGGGGTCGCGCTGGTCGGCTTCGTCATCCTGGTGCGACCGTCGCCGAGCGTGGTGCGGGCGGCCACCATGGGCGCGATCGGGCTGGCCGCGCTCGCCGCCGGTCGTCCCCGGGCCGCGCTGCCCGCCCTGGCCGCCGCGGTCACCGTGCTGGTGCTGGCCGATCCCGACCTGGCCGGTGACCCGGGTTTCGCGCTCTCCGTCCTGGCCACCGGCGGGCTGCTGCTGATCGCCCCCCGGTGGCGGGACGCGCTGCGGCGGCGTGGGGTGCCGACGGGTCTGGCCGAGGCGCTGGCCGTGCCGGCCGCCGCCCAGCTCGCCTGTGGGCCGGTGGTCGCCGGGCTGTCCGGCACGGTGAGCCTGGTGGCCGTACCGGCGAACCTGCTCGTCGTGCCGGCGGTCGCGCCCGCCACGGTGCTGGGTGTGCTGGCGGCGGTGTTGTCGCCGCTGTGGCCGGCGGCGGCCGAGTTCGTCGCCTGGCTGGCGAGCTGGCCGGCGTGGTGGCTGGTCACCGTCGCCAGGTACGGCGCCCGGCTGCCCGCCGGGAACGTCCCCTGGCCGGGCGGGGCGTTCGGCGGGTTGCTGCTGGCGGCGGCGACCGTGGCGCTGCTGGTGGCCGTCCGCCGTCCGGTGGTCCGCCGGCTGGTGGCGGTGGTGGCGCTCGCCGCGGTGCTGGGCGCGTTGCCGGTCCGGTTGGTGGCGAGCGGCTGGCCACCCCGGGGTTGGGTGGTGGCGGTGTGCGCGGTCGGCCAGGGTGACCTGGTCGTGCTGCCGGTGGCTGCGGGTCAGGCGGTGGTGGTGGACGCCGGCCCCGATCCGGCGGCGGCCGACGGCTGCCTGCGGCGGCTCGGCGTACGTCAGGTGCCGCTGCTGGTGGTCAGCCACTTCCACGTCGACCACACCGGCGGTGTCGACGGGGTGGCCCGGGGGCGCCGGGTGACGGCCGTGGTGACGCCACGGTGGCCGGAGCCGGCGGCTGGGCGCGACCTGGTCCACACCTCGGCGGTCGTCGCGGGGGCGCGGGTGGGGCCGGCCGTCGACGGGTGGACGTTCCGGGCGGGCGGGGTGGAGTTGGCGCTGGTCGGCCCGCCGTACCCGATGCGCGGCACCCGTTCCGACCCGAACAACAACTCCCTGGTGCTGCTCGCCCGGGTGGCCGGGGTGCGGATGCTGCTCGCCGGGGACGCCGAGACCGAGGAGCAGCGGGCGGTGCTCGACCGGGTGCCGGCGAGCACCCTCGACGTGGACGTGCTGAAGGTCGCCCACCACGGCTCCGCCTACCAGGATCCGGCGTTCCTCGACGCGACCCGGCCGGCGGTGGCGCTGGTGCCGGTGGGGGCGGGCAACGGGTACGGGCATCCGAATCCGGCCGTGCTGGCGAGACTGGCGCGCGGCGGGGCCCGCGTGCTGCGCACCGACACCCAGGGTGACCTGGCGGTGGTCGCCGAGGGTGGTCGTCTGGCGGTGGTGGCGCGCGGCGGCCGGTCAGGGCCGGGCGGGTGA